The Haliaeetus albicilla chromosome 9, bHalAlb1.1, whole genome shotgun sequence genomic sequence GCCGCACGTCCCGCATGGCGCCCCCCGCCAGGTGAGGGCCGCTGggccccttccctcctccttcttttcttcttcttccccgCCCCCGTGTAGGCCGCAGGCCGCAAAGGCCTTTCCGCCATTCCGAGGTTGGGTGGCGCACCGGGATGGGGGTTAACGGGAATGGGGATGGGGTGTGTGTGGCCCGGCTGCTTTCAGCTCGGTTAGCGGAGCGGGGTTAGGCGCTTTGCGGGGATGGAAGTGGATCTCCTCAGCGCTTGCTCGGCGGCGGGGCCTGGCCGTCCAGTGCCTGAGCATTAAGGTCCTATTTAATCGGCCCCTTCTGGGTTCTATCTCATTTCCCTAAAAATAGCGCAGTTCTTTGGGTTGTGGGGGTGCAGCCAGTCTTTAAAACACAGCCAAAAAGCAGCCTGTAAACCTTACCCTATTGTACATAAATCACTCACCAGAACATTGTGTTCCTGACATCAACGTGAAAGGTGTAACAAGGAGGAATTGCAACCTCTGCCCGGTATGAGTTTGGAGTGATGATGTGCTGTTTATGTCCTTGCAGTCGGGCACCACAAATGAGAGCTGCATCACCAGCGCCTGCTGCTCGGGCGCCTGTCCCAGCAGCGGCACCGgcttctgctgtggctgctcctGCACCGAAGCAGCCTGGTCTGATGGCACAGATGGCTACAACCGCTGCCGGAGTTGCTGTAGGCTCTGCTGTAGGCCATACCATAGGTCATGCGCTTACAGGAGGATTTGGTGGAGGAAGCGGCTCTGAAGCTGCGAGGCCTGATATTACTTATCAGGTAAGAGAGGGCCCAACTGGATGCCAGCTGATGAGGCACAGTTAACTTGGGACATTGTGGGCTGATGTAATTGCTATAGACATAAAGACCACACAAATCGTGGCTGGGAAAGCTGGGGTAACTTTAGTGACTCAGTCTCCAAGACAGCTAGCACAATCACCATGAGTATCTTAAAAGTAGTTCAAAGGGATGCATGAGTGATACATGCTTGTGGTAGGGTATTAGTGTCGTTTTTCCTACTGTAGTACCCCTCTGAATGTTCCAGGTCTGGTGATGGTAAGATCTattgaaagacatttttgtgctgtgcaaacatgaaaataatgCTGTTACCTTGCCCAGATGCTATCCAGAGTTACCCGAGTGTATCTAAAGTTACCCAAGTGTTTGTAACTTACAAAACTGTTCAGAATGTGTCATGCAGCTGCTGGAAACTTATTTTGTACTTTAGCCcattatttgttttcaatttaaaaagtaacaCAACATTTTGACTAAAACGCAGGGAAGGAACACACAGCAAGCAGTGCTTGGGGTGGATTGGCTCCATAGGCTGGAGCTGTTGAAAGGGTGCTTACAGAGGTGTTTGCCATTTCAGGAGCCACAGGCAGCTCAGCCTGcctaccagcagcagcagcagtcgcAGTTTGCTCCTTGCCAGTATGAAATGAAACAATTCCTGGAGTGTGCGCAGAACCAGACTGACCTCAAGCTGTGCGAGGGCTTCAGTGAAGTACTGAAGCAGTGCAGGTTTGCTAATGGTAAGTAAACAGTACTATCAGACTAAATGAGCTAATCAGTAAAATTATCGTGGGAATATCCTGGTTTTTTCGATCCATACGGTAAAGAATGGGGATTGATACAGACCACATACACCAAAGTCAGTTAAAGCAAGTTGCTGTTCTGTTTGGCTTCCTCTTTTGGTCTTGTACATGTAGCTGGAGGTGATGGGGTGGAGAGAGTATGAATTCCTGAAGCTTCTGTGCTGGTGCATGGA encodes the following:
- the CHCHD2 gene encoding coiled-coil-helix-coiled-coil-helix domain-containing protein 2, giving the protein MPRGGRSRTSRMAPPASRAPQMRAASPAPAARAPVPAAAPASAVAAPAPKQPGLMAQMATTAAGVAVGSAVGHTIGHALTGGFGGGSGSEAARPDITYQEPQAAQPAYQQQQQSQFAPCQYEMKQFLECAQNQTDLKLCEGFSEVLKQCRFANGLA